Proteins from one Parachlamydia sp. AcF125 genomic window:
- a CDS encoding N-formylglutamate amidohydrolase — MRFLVLTCEHGGNQVPPRWKSYFKKAGAALASHRGYDKGALELAQFVSQHLSVPLIFSTTTRLLVELNRSLHHPHLFSSWTKNLSSEEKEEILQKYYYPYRLQVEEKLLEQMKQGPILHLSVHSFTPVLEGVEREGEIGLLYDPKRQKEKNFARQWKQALQGNVAAGMRVRMNYPYLGKADGLTSFLRKKWDENLYWGIELEVNQGLKESEKRWESLKKGILFSLRQILELN; from the coding sequence ATGCGCTTTTTGGTGTTGACTTGTGAGCATGGGGGCAATCAAGTGCCTCCACGTTGGAAATCTTATTTTAAAAAAGCTGGGGCTGCTTTAGCCTCCCACCGAGGCTATGACAAAGGGGCGCTGGAGCTGGCCCAATTTGTGTCCCAACATCTCTCCGTTCCCCTCATTTTTAGCACGACAACGCGCTTGCTCGTGGAGCTTAATCGTTCTCTGCACCATCCCCATTTATTCTCTTCCTGGACAAAAAATCTGTCTTCTGAAGAAAAAGAAGAAATTCTTCAGAAATATTACTATCCTTACCGTTTACAAGTAGAAGAAAAACTTTTAGAACAAATGAAACAAGGACCTATCTTACATCTTTCTGTGCATTCATTTACTCCAGTTTTAGAAGGAGTAGAACGAGAAGGAGAGATAGGCTTACTATATGATCCCAAACGCCAAAAGGAGAAAAATTTTGCTAGGCAGTGGAAGCAAGCCTTGCAAGGCAATGTGGCTGCGGGAATGCGAGTGAGAATGAATTATCCTTACTTGGGTAAAGCAGATGGACTCACAAGTTTTCTGCGTAAAAAATGGGACGAGAATTTGTATTGGGGAATTGAGTTAGAAGTTAATCAAGGACTTAAAGAGTCGGAAAAGAGGTGGGAAAGCCTTAAAAAAGGGATCCTTTTTTCTTTGCGGCAAATCCTTGAGTTAAACTAA
- a CDS encoding glutamate-cysteine ligase family protein, translating into MSAPLKEEPVHAIWHLFDVFGVELEYMIVDQDSLNILPITDQLFYSVLGEYKGDYEKEPIGWSNELALHVLELKTTHPTAKLPLIYEDFQKEIKSINEYLRAFNGILMPTAMHPWMVPSREMKLWTHDNKEIYAAFNRIFNCQGHGWSNLQSNHLNLPFGNEQEFIRLHAAIRMVLPLIPALAASSPIVEGKPTGLHDTRLNVYRSNSAKIPSITAHIIPEVCRSFNDYKTKIFDQIYQDIAPFDPEKTLQYEWLNARGAITRFNRNAIEIRLIDVQECPKADIAINKALTEVIRCLTQEKWVSLASLHQFQEERLKEILLDTIKQGEFAEIHDREFLQAFGWSFSSKCRAKDLWGYLIQQIGLESDQTLQHILAHGTLSTRLLKGLGAHYSRKELEETYRYLCQNLEKGTLFLRS; encoded by the coding sequence ATGTCAGCTCCTCTTAAAGAAGAACCTGTGCACGCCATATGGCATTTATTTGATGTATTTGGGGTAGAATTAGAATACATGATTGTCGATCAAGACAGCCTCAATATTCTACCGATCACGGATCAGCTCTTTTATTCGGTGCTAGGAGAATATAAGGGAGATTACGAGAAAGAGCCGATCGGTTGGTCGAATGAGCTCGCTTTACATGTTTTAGAGCTTAAAACAACGCACCCCACTGCTAAACTCCCTCTCATATATGAAGATTTTCAAAAAGAGATAAAGAGCATCAACGAGTATCTGAGAGCCTTCAATGGGATTTTAATGCCTACCGCCATGCATCCATGGATGGTCCCCTCTCGCGAAATGAAACTATGGACGCACGACAATAAAGAAATTTATGCGGCTTTCAATCGTATCTTCAATTGTCAAGGGCATGGCTGGTCTAATTTGCAAAGCAATCACTTGAATCTTCCTTTTGGAAACGAACAGGAATTCATACGTCTACATGCTGCTATTCGGATGGTATTGCCCTTAATCCCCGCCCTAGCCGCAAGCTCTCCTATTGTTGAAGGAAAACCCACAGGTTTGCACGACACCCGCTTAAATGTCTATCGTTCCAATTCTGCTAAAATTCCTTCTATTACCGCTCATATTATTCCGGAAGTTTGCCGGTCTTTTAATGACTATAAAACCAAAATATTTGATCAGATTTATCAGGATATTGCCCCCTTTGATCCTGAAAAAACGTTGCAGTATGAATGGCTGAATGCTCGAGGGGCCATTACTCGTTTTAATCGGAACGCCATTGAAATTCGCTTAATAGATGTCCAAGAGTGCCCCAAGGCTGATATCGCGATTAACAAGGCTCTAACAGAAGTGATTCGGTGTTTGACTCAGGAGAAATGGGTCTCTTTGGCATCCCTTCATCAATTCCAAGAAGAGCGTTTGAAAGAGATTCTGCTGGATACCATCAAACAAGGAGAGTTTGCAGAAATTCACGATAGAGAGTTTTTACAAGCTTTTGGATGGTCCTTCTCATCAAAGTGTAGAGCTAAAGATTTATGGGGCTATCTGATTCAACAAATTGGATTGGAAAGTGATCAAACGCTTCAACATATCCTCGCACATGGCACACTTTCTACACGCCTTCTTAAGGGGTTAGGTGCCCATTATTCGCGCAAGGAATTAGAAGAAACGTATCGCTATCTCTGCCAAAATCTGGAAAAGGGGACCTTATTTTTGCGTTCTTAG
- a CDS encoding RimK family protein: MQIFVVVNNLKDWPLEIPEIEVIEAKTYLMDPSYSKIRHARIFNLCRSYRYQTIGYYVTLIATARGHKPQPSLVAMQDFKSSAMIRFVSQELDELIQKSLKSIHSNRFTLSIYFGKNVAQKYERLSSHLFKEFQAPFLQAQFHREAQKWCLTSIGTIAGSEIPIEHHDFVLEKARDFFLGRKTITPKKSSKTYDLAILYNPAEKYGPSNEKAIQKFIKAADSLGMCAEIIHKEDFGRLAEFDALLIRETTNVNHHTYRFARRAAAEGLVVVDDPESILRCSNKVYMTELLERYSISAPKTIVVHKDNLEEALASLPFPFVIKQPDSAFSQGVVKVSNKEEFYQVCSSLMEKSDLLVAQEFLPTEFDWRVAIFDGQPLYVCKYFMARNHWQIYNHSCKGGAATGKYETIPVSQAPKQVIKTALKAAKLIGDGLYGVDLKQIEKECYVIEVNDNPSIDAGIEDLVLQEELYHKIISIIFHRIEKQKRRL; the protein is encoded by the coding sequence ATGCAGATTTTTGTTGTTGTCAATAATCTTAAAGATTGGCCACTAGAGATTCCTGAAATTGAAGTCATCGAAGCTAAGACCTATTTGATGGACCCGTCCTATAGTAAAATACGCCACGCCCGTATCTTTAATCTGTGCCGGTCATATCGCTATCAAACAATTGGTTATTACGTGACTTTGATTGCCACGGCGCGGGGGCATAAACCCCAGCCAAGCTTAGTGGCTATGCAAGATTTTAAATCTTCAGCCATGATTCGATTTGTTTCGCAAGAGTTAGATGAGCTCATTCAAAAAAGCTTAAAGTCGATCCATTCAAACCGCTTTACTCTGAGTATTTATTTTGGAAAAAATGTGGCGCAAAAATATGAGAGGTTGTCCTCTCATCTCTTTAAAGAATTCCAGGCTCCTTTTCTTCAAGCTCAGTTTCATCGCGAGGCCCAAAAATGGTGTTTGACCTCGATTGGAACAATTGCTGGCAGTGAAATTCCGATTGAACATCACGACTTTGTGCTAGAAAAAGCCCGGGATTTTTTTCTGGGGCGTAAAACAATCACGCCTAAAAAAAGCAGTAAAACCTATGATTTGGCCATCTTGTATAATCCAGCAGAAAAGTATGGGCCTTCAAATGAAAAAGCCATCCAGAAGTTTATTAAGGCGGCAGACTCGTTGGGAATGTGTGCCGAAATCATTCATAAAGAAGATTTTGGAAGGCTTGCAGAATTTGATGCTTTATTGATTCGGGAAACCACCAATGTCAATCACCATACCTACCGATTTGCACGCAGAGCCGCAGCAGAGGGGCTAGTAGTGGTCGATGATCCCGAGTCGATTTTGAGGTGTTCAAACAAGGTTTATATGACAGAACTTCTAGAACGTTACTCGATTTCGGCTCCCAAAACAATTGTTGTGCACAAAGATAATTTAGAAGAAGCCTTGGCCAGCTTGCCTTTTCCATTTGTGATCAAGCAGCCTGACAGTGCTTTTTCTCAAGGGGTGGTCAAAGTCAGCAATAAAGAGGAGTTTTATCAGGTTTGTAGCTCGCTAATGGAAAAATCGGATCTTCTTGTGGCCCAAGAATTTCTTCCCACTGAATTTGATTGGCGCGTCGCTATTTTTGACGGGCAGCCTCTATATGTCTGCAAATATTTTATGGCTCGAAATCACTGGCAAATTTATAACCATTCTTGCAAAGGGGGGGCCGCTACAGGAAAATATGAAACTATCCCTGTTAGCCAAGCTCCCAAGCAGGTGATTAAGACGGCTTTAAAAGCAGCCAAATTAATTGGGGATGGCCTTTACGGAGTGGATTTAAAACAAATAGAGAAAGAATGTTATGTCATTGAAGTGAACGACAACCCCAGCATCGATGCAGGCATTGAAGATCTTGTCTTGCAAGAAGAACTGTACCATAAAATCATTTCAATCATTTTCCACCGAATTGAAAAGCAAAAAAGAAGATTATAG
- a CDS encoding SycD/LcrH family type III secretion system chaperone: MATYGTQSQMETMEKSLEQISDFISKSGQKPILSTEVLSCLYASAYEFYTHGKYETAQHFFQMLTVLEPHSKKNWMGLGATLQVQKNYQLALEAYSFAALLDLNDPYISFHAAECFFFLDQIQHGFDALTAAEEIATQQKNDSPPHPLLNHIELMRTGWKKYLKQTGDQHACTKT, encoded by the coding sequence ATGGCTACTTATGGGACTCAAAGTCAGATGGAAACGATGGAGAAATCCCTCGAACAGATCTCTGATTTTATAAGTAAAAGCGGTCAAAAGCCGATCCTTTCAACAGAGGTCCTCTCATGCTTATATGCCTCTGCTTATGAATTTTATACGCACGGCAAGTATGAAACCGCTCAACATTTTTTTCAAATGTTGACTGTTTTAGAGCCTCATTCCAAAAAAAATTGGATGGGATTAGGGGCTACTTTGCAAGTTCAAAAAAACTATCAGCTGGCACTTGAAGCTTATTCTTTTGCCGCGTTGTTAGATTTAAATGATCCTTATATTTCTTTTCATGCTGCCGAATGCTTTTTCTTCCTCGATCAAATTCAACACGGATTTGACGCTCTCACCGCAGCTGAGGAGATTGCAACTCAACAAAAAAATGATTCACCCCCTCATCCTCTCCTTAATCACATTGAGCTGATGCGAACAGGATGGAAAAAATACCTTAAACAGACAGGAGACCAACATGCCTGTACCAAAACTTAA
- a CDS encoding tetratricopeptide repeat protein, translated as MSMHFFFLRILGAIPFVTSPEVHPLQPLIERETSSSLSQPAKNMPVEQSLSTDPEWDEDLQKGALYFYGTNGQQDYAEAFKWYKKAADRGNIEAMTLLGNMLVLGEGAAKNYEKAFQLFNEAAKSGYSLAQNNLATMYENGWGVQKDLSQALKLYRQAADKKNPFAQANLGRLCENGVGVEKNVAQAFNYYMEAADQNNPQGLNAVGRFYLEVLTPKNPHKAFEYFQKAANQKYAHAENNLGVMYENGWGAPKNISSALHWYWQAANQGNPYAQANLGRLYENGKGVQKDYSEAIHWYQKAANQDLDIAQNDLGRMYQYGWGVPQDFQMALKFYQMAAKKGLGSAETNMGVMYENGMGVPKNEEEAFNWYQKAAQHGNPEGQYNLALMYENGRGTKADLRTAAHYYQLAANQGSNLAQNNLGVFYLTGKGVEKDLKHAFELFTLAAESGHPVAATNLGRLYETGSGAPQDYTKALYWYQKSAEQNDPPGLYYLGRLYISGLGTQKKMDEGLDLFKRAARLGNSQAKEELKKQNQTW; from the coding sequence ATGTCCATGCATTTTTTCTTTTTACGTATTCTCGGTGCAATTCCTTTTGTCACGTCCCCTGAGGTTCATCCTCTCCAACCTTTAATTGAAAGAGAAACCTCTTCCTCTCTTTCCCAACCCGCTAAAAACATGCCAGTAGAGCAATCATTATCCACCGATCCTGAATGGGATGAGGATTTACAAAAAGGCGCCCTCTATTTTTACGGGACAAATGGGCAGCAAGATTATGCAGAAGCTTTTAAATGGTATAAAAAAGCAGCCGATCGAGGAAATATTGAAGCTATGACTCTTCTTGGCAACATGTTGGTGCTGGGAGAGGGCGCCGCTAAAAATTATGAAAAAGCCTTTCAATTATTTAATGAAGCTGCTAAATCCGGATATTCGTTAGCTCAAAATAACCTTGCGACTATGTATGAAAACGGTTGGGGGGTTCAAAAAGATCTTTCTCAAGCTTTAAAATTATATCGACAGGCTGCCGACAAAAAAAATCCTTTTGCCCAAGCAAATTTGGGAAGATTGTGTGAAAATGGGGTGGGCGTCGAAAAAAATGTGGCGCAGGCTTTTAATTATTACATGGAGGCTGCCGATCAAAATAATCCTCAAGGGTTAAATGCTGTAGGACGTTTTTATCTGGAAGTTTTAACCCCCAAAAACCCCCATAAAGCTTTCGAATATTTTCAAAAAGCTGCCAACCAAAAATATGCGCATGCGGAAAATAATTTAGGTGTCATGTATGAAAATGGTTGGGGTGCCCCCAAAAATATCTCGTCAGCTTTACATTGGTACTGGCAGGCAGCAAACCAAGGTAACCCCTATGCGCAAGCGAACTTAGGTCGCCTTTATGAAAATGGCAAAGGGGTTCAAAAAGATTATTCAGAAGCTATCCATTGGTACCAAAAAGCGGCCAATCAAGACTTAGATATTGCACAAAATGATCTAGGTCGCATGTATCAATATGGCTGGGGGGTCCCGCAAGATTTTCAAATGGCTTTAAAATTTTACCAAATGGCGGCTAAAAAGGGGTTGGGATCTGCCGAAACTAATATGGGTGTGATGTATGAAAATGGGATGGGAGTCCCAAAAAATGAGGAAGAGGCTTTTAATTGGTATCAAAAAGCTGCCCAACATGGTAATCCCGAAGGACAATATAATTTAGCTTTAATGTACGAAAATGGGCGGGGGACTAAAGCTGATCTGCGAACAGCTGCCCACTATTATCAACTAGCTGCTAATCAAGGTTCCAATCTTGCTCAAAATAATTTAGGGGTTTTTTACCTTACCGGGAAGGGTGTTGAGAAAGATTTAAAACATGCCTTCGAACTTTTTACTTTGGCTGCTGAAAGTGGGCATCCTGTTGCGGCGACTAATTTAGGCCGATTATATGAAACTGGCAGCGGCGCACCTCAAGATTATACAAAAGCTTTATATTGGTATCAAAAATCTGCTGAGCAAAATGATCCCCCAGGGCTATACTATTTGGGACGCCTTTATATAAGCGGTCTAGGCACTCAAAAGAAAATGGATGAAGGCTTAGACCTTTTCAAAAGAGCGGCTCGTCTTGGAAATTCCCAAGCCAAAGAAGAGTTAAAAAAGCAAAACCAAACATGGTAA
- a CDS encoding phage holin family protein yields the protein MRFLMTILLNTIAVFVTAHILPGVHLDNFSTALVVAIAFGAINTFIRPIIFLLTLPINILTLGLFSFVILGLLVLLVSAVVPGFYVLGFWWAVAFALVLAVTNSVLSLLVPK from the coding sequence ATGCGTTTTTTAATGACCATTTTATTAAATACAATCGCTGTTTTTGTCACAGCTCATATTCTTCCAGGTGTGCATCTAGACAATTTTAGCACGGCCTTAGTCGTTGCCATTGCGTTTGGGGCTATTAATACTTTTATTCGACCTATCATCTTTCTATTGACTTTGCCGATCAATATTTTAACATTAGGCCTATTTAGCTTTGTCATTTTAGGTCTGCTTGTTTTACTTGTCAGCGCGGTTGTTCCAGGTTTTTATGTGCTGGGATTTTGGTGGGCTGTCGCATTTGCACTTGTCTTGGCAGTGACGAATAGTGTCTTGTCATTACTTGTCCCCAAATAG
- a CDS encoding J domain-containing protein has product MLKSFSIHFVAAPLQKSKFRDRFQSFADLKGRKVCLIKLASLPVELAKDTLLFIFHSVTFVLLTIGTSGARAVTPGLGKIQVEAWHDCSKSAMRLAIRIIQTVGSFFGYTCGVLIHPCLAKWIEEKVDRLNRFKFHTLPKDLNSFFQIQRVAPTCSYFCSESLSSVQNAPLPSIPPPKKEKTGLYYEPEFSNIIDYYRILGIHPKDLTQENLKRRYRELMRIIHSDKHGEDLDLADWSEKTKQINSARDVLAGALEGKVRYPPTSFTSGDKMQVKPSELAKLIMPKQTLSISMPNQGLSKEDFVKSVQNSLFEICVYSEIPTSEASEVERKCNELLEAIHSYLTTHSPIGLLLSKQLKEVEQLLHFKKEFIKGFAFTPEFFLRAPDSTALQKKIEKLIKIKPASIKNFTSLVNHPSLVLAYAVLLYRYYDTLSALYIASAYSCFQKKKQSDGYYVVRDYRKNISKDFFNFNKAVANSNFLDTFFSKYTQKNPDEPAPVYVNFCRLFLEKLMRNARQNSFRLLSAGDVIKLIFFSKILI; this is encoded by the coding sequence ATGCTCAAAAGCTTCAGTATTCATTTTGTTGCAGCCCCTCTACAAAAAAGTAAATTTCGAGATAGGTTTCAGTCATTTGCAGACTTGAAGGGTCGTAAAGTTTGCCTGATTAAGCTTGCATCTTTACCGGTGGAGCTTGCAAAAGATACCTTACTCTTTATCTTTCATTCGGTAACATTCGTATTGCTCACAATTGGTACATCGGGAGCAAGGGCCGTAACCCCTGGACTCGGAAAGATTCAGGTTGAGGCTTGGCACGATTGCAGCAAGAGCGCCATGCGATTGGCCATTCGCATTATACAAACGGTCGGCTCTTTCTTTGGATACACTTGCGGTGTGTTGATTCACCCTTGTCTCGCAAAATGGATAGAAGAGAAAGTCGATCGATTGAATCGTTTTAAATTCCATACTTTACCCAAAGACCTAAACAGTTTTTTTCAAATTCAAAGGGTAGCCCCTACTTGCTCCTATTTCTGCTCTGAAAGCCTCTCTTCTGTGCAAAATGCTCCGCTTCCTTCCATTCCTCCCCCTAAGAAAGAAAAAACCGGGCTATACTACGAACCTGAATTTTCTAACATAATCGATTACTACCGCATTTTAGGAATTCATCCAAAAGACCTTACTCAAGAAAATTTGAAAAGACGCTACCGTGAATTAATGAGAATAATTCATTCAGATAAGCATGGAGAGGATCTAGATCTTGCTGATTGGTCAGAAAAAACCAAGCAGATAAATAGCGCAAGAGACGTATTAGCGGGTGCATTAGAGGGAAAAGTCCGTTACCCTCCCACTTCATTTACCTCTGGCGATAAAATGCAAGTAAAGCCGAGTGAGCTTGCCAAACTAATTATGCCAAAGCAGACATTAAGTATCTCGATGCCTAATCAAGGCCTTTCAAAAGAGGATTTTGTCAAAAGTGTGCAAAACTCCTTATTTGAAATTTGTGTTTACAGTGAAATTCCTACAAGTGAGGCCTCAGAAGTAGAGCGCAAATGTAACGAGCTGCTGGAAGCCATTCACTCTTATCTTACCACTCATTCACCAATCGGCCTTCTTTTAAGCAAGCAGCTAAAGGAAGTTGAACAACTTCTCCATTTTAAAAAAGAATTTATTAAAGGTTTCGCTTTTACGCCTGAATTTTTTCTAAGGGCCCCCGATTCTACTGCGTTGCAAAAAAAAATTGAAAAACTGATAAAAATTAAGCCTGCATCTATAAAAAATTTTACAAGCTTAGTAAATCATCCCAGCTTAGTCCTTGCTTATGCGGTTTTACTTTATCGCTACTACGATACCCTTTCCGCTCTATACATTGCTTCCGCTTATTCCTGCTTCCAAAAGAAAAAACAATCGGATGGGTACTATGTCGTTCGCGACTACCGAAAAAATATTTCTAAAGATTTTTTTAACTTCAATAAAGCAGTGGCAAATTCTAACTTTCTTGATACCTTTTTTTCTAAATATACCCAAAAAAACCCTGACGAACCCGCCCCTGTTTATGTGAATTTTTGTCGCCTTTTTTTAGAAAAATTGATGAGAAATGCCCGCCAGAATTCATTCCGTCTGCTTAGTGCGGGCGATGTGATAAAGTTGATTTTTTTTTCTAAAATTTTAATTTAA
- a CDS encoding NAD(P)H-dependent oxidoreductase: MGIKPKILAFSGSLRKGSFNKKLVKIALEGAKQPGVEVTYLDLADYPLPLYDGDLEQSQGLPANVKALKKIFLAHQGFLIASPEYNSSLPGTFKNMIDWVSRPSADEPEYLAPFKGKAAAIMSASPSHLGGLRGLVHLRAMLENIFIHVLPEQVWVAYADKAFTAEGQLKDPKEQHKAIQQGKNLVDFVLKLHARLPEVSEL, from the coding sequence ATGGGAATTAAACCAAAAATTTTAGCTTTTTCTGGCAGCTTAAGAAAAGGCTCTTTCAACAAAAAGCTTGTTAAAATTGCTTTAGAAGGGGCAAAACAACCTGGAGTAGAAGTCACTTATCTTGACCTTGCTGACTACCCCCTCCCGCTGTATGACGGCGATTTAGAGCAAAGTCAGGGTCTGCCTGCGAATGTTAAAGCGCTAAAAAAAATTTTTCTTGCCCACCAAGGATTTTTAATTGCTTCGCCTGAATACAACAGCTCGCTTCCTGGAACCTTTAAAAATATGATTGACTGGGTTTCCAGACCTTCAGCTGATGAGCCTGAATATTTAGCTCCGTTCAAAGGCAAAGCAGCTGCCATTATGAGCGCCTCCCCTAGCCATTTAGGAGGCTTAAGAGGACTTGTTCATTTGCGGGCTATGCTTGAAAATATTTTCATCCACGTGTTACCTGAACAAGTTTGGGTAGCCTATGCAGATAAAGCTTTCACTGCTGAAGGGCAGCTAAAAGATCCCAAGGAGCAGCACAAAGCCATTCAACAAGGCAAAAACCTTGTGGATTTTGTCCTGAAATTGCATGCCCGTTTGCCAGAGGTTTCTGAATTGTGA
- a CDS encoding NUDIX domain-containing protein, with protein sequence MKDCALGIVFSEDRSQVLLIKRRDTPIWVLPGGGIDDGELPARTAEREVFEESGLCVKGVRKTGEYFPINRLATRTHVFECKPNGGTLQPGEESLETAFFPLDSLPQPFLEIHLEWIHDALLNCSHVIQKPISSVTYWRVMKFFFLHPLIVLRALFARAGFPLNS encoded by the coding sequence GTGAAAGACTGCGCTCTAGGAATTGTTTTTTCTGAAGATCGTTCACAAGTGCTTTTAATTAAAAGGCGTGATACTCCCATCTGGGTTTTGCCAGGTGGGGGAATCGACGATGGAGAGTTACCTGCACGCACAGCTGAACGGGAAGTTTTTGAAGAAAGCGGCTTATGCGTTAAAGGGGTTAGGAAAACAGGGGAGTACTTTCCCATCAACCGCTTGGCAACACGTACGCATGTCTTTGAATGTAAGCCGAACGGAGGCACTCTTCAGCCAGGAGAAGAATCGTTGGAAACGGCTTTTTTCCCTCTCGATAGCCTCCCCCAACCCTTTTTAGAAATTCACCTTGAGTGGATCCATGATGCTTTGCTGAATTGCTCTCACGTTATCCAGAAGCCCATTTCTTCCGTTACCTATTGGAGAGTGATGAAGTTTTTCTTCCTTCACCCTCTCATCGTTCTTCGCGCCCTTTTCGCTAGAGCAGGTTTCCCCCTTAATTCTTAA
- a CDS encoding superoxide dismutase [Ni] — MKKKLLVSGVFALLTWGTSLYSHCQMPCGVYHDNMIYDQIDQYVETMAKGITVLTDNKFTTLHDKNEFMRWVMTKEMESNKVAELVTTYFLQQKIKPDEEDSAKKAEMAHRLLFLLVGIKQNIDMKMVKNFQEQWEKFKLLFHVEGYECKMGQIKLKEWEEARERAKKQEAADHAHDHSHDHAHAHYHHHH; from the coding sequence ATGAAAAAGAAATTATTAGTCTCAGGAGTGTTTGCTTTACTCACATGGGGAACTTCTCTTTACTCTCATTGCCAAATGCCATGCGGGGTTTACCATGATAATATGATTTATGATCAAATCGATCAGTATGTGGAAACAATGGCCAAGGGGATCACCGTGTTAACAGATAATAAGTTTACCACGTTGCATGATAAAAATGAGTTTATGCGATGGGTCATGACTAAAGAGATGGAATCAAACAAAGTGGCGGAATTAGTTACCACATATTTCTTGCAGCAAAAAATTAAGCCTGATGAAGAAGATTCAGCTAAGAAAGCAGAGATGGCTCACCGTTTGCTGTTTTTGCTCGTGGGGATTAAGCAAAACATTGATATGAAGATGGTAAAAAATTTCCAAGAGCAATGGGAAAAATTTAAATTGTTATTTCACGTAGAAGGTTACGAATGCAAAATGGGGCAAATTAAATTAAAAGAATGGGAAGAAGCGAGAGAGCGGGCTAAGAAGCAAGAAGCTGCTGATCACGCTCATGATCATTCCCATGACCATGCCCATGCCCATTATCACCATCACCATTAA
- the dcd gene encoding dCTP deaminase, whose amino-acid sequence MSIKPDHWIRKMVKEHGMIEPFADQQVRHTDNGAKAVSFGLSSYGYDLRVSNEFKVFTNVYNTIVDPKNFEDNAFVSLKTAECIIPPNSFALARSVEYFRIPRNVLTMCIGKSTYARCGIIVNVTPFEPGWEGYVTLEISNTTPLPAKIYANEGLAQVLFFESDHPCEVSYADRQGKYMNQVGIVTPRI is encoded by the coding sequence ATGAGTATTAAGCCCGATCATTGGATCAGAAAAATGGTAAAAGAGCACGGAATGATTGAACCATTCGCCGATCAACAAGTCCGTCATACAGATAACGGGGCTAAAGCCGTCAGTTTCGGCTTATCCAGTTATGGCTACGACTTACGCGTGTCGAACGAGTTTAAAGTCTTTACAAACGTCTATAACACCATTGTGGATCCTAAAAATTTTGAAGACAACGCTTTTGTTTCGTTGAAAACAGCCGAGTGTATTATCCCCCCCAATTCTTTCGCTTTGGCGCGCAGTGTAGAATATTTTCGCATTCCTCGAAATGTTTTAACCATGTGTATCGGCAAGTCTACCTATGCCCGATGCGGCATCATTGTGAATGTGACCCCTTTCGAGCCTGGGTGGGAAGGGTATGTCACCCTTGAAATTTCAAATACAACTCCCCTGCCAGCTAAAATCTACGCCAATGAAGGGTTAGCCCAAGTTCTTTTCTTTGAGTCTGACCATCCCTGCGAGGTCTCTTATGCAGACCGTCAAGGAAAGTACATGAATCAGGTTGGAATTGTGACCCCCCGCATTTAA